AAAATATGTTGAACTTAAGGAGGGGACTGGGGAAACTCCTAAAACCGGACAGACGGTTGTTGTTCACTATACAGGTACCTTGGAAAATGGCAAGAAGTTCGATAGTTCACGCGATCGCAATCAGCCATTTAAATTTAAACTCGGTGTCGGACAAGTCATTAAAGGCTGGGATGAAGGACTAAGCACTATGAAAGTAGGAAGTCGTCGCCAGTTGACTATACCTCCGGATTTAGGTTATGGTCCTCGCGGTGCAGGCGGCGTGATTCCACCTAATGCTACCCTAATTTTTGACGTAGAATTGTTGGGTGTTGAATAATAGTTAGTAGGGGCGCAAGGCATTGCGCCCGTACAGTAGTTAGTAGGAAGTAAACAACTAACAACTAACAACTAACAACTAACCAATTATGAATACCCTCCCGGTCTAGCTAAATTTTTAAACTTGGTAAACTGTGGATCGAATAAAAGTTTGACAGACCCTGTTGGACCATTACGGTGTTTGGCTATGATGACTTCGGCAATTCCGCGATCGGGACTATCACTGTTATAGTATTCGTCCCTATACAACATTATGACTAAATCCGCATCTTGTTCAATAGAATTGTGAACAATAATGTTATTTGCTATGAAATTCTGAAGTCTAGGAACTGTTAAATCATAAACCTCTTCTTCACCATCAGCTTCTATTGAGACAATTTCATCCCAATAAATATCGCTGTTAGCTAAGCAGTTTAATTTCTCGGACTTGACGACGCTAGCCAATCTTGCTGCTCTTTCTCGGCTCAAATTTTGTTTATAGAGAGCTGTACCACAATGAGCAACACCAAGAGAAGATTGCATTTGACGTATGGTCATACCATGCTGCTGCATTGATGGAACAGAAGAACTAGGTAAATGTCGAGGCAAAGCAACGCGATCGCCTATTTGAATTTCATCAAGTCGTTGCCAACCATGAATTGTGAGAAACTTGTGATTTCCGGTTGCTCGAATTGTTCGTCCTAAGCGAGTTACAAGTCGCAATATCGGCTTAACACCTGTAGAAAAAGCGTTGCTAACAACTGCTTTTTCTAGCTGCATTGTTTCTTCATTGAGCGCCCAAATTTTGAACCCCGATTTACCAACCAATTCCTGAATCGGTATTTGTACTCCACTATCTGCTAATGTTACCAAGCTATCACCTACTAAACAACCCGATTCTCTTAAATCAGATAACATTGGTCGTTTGTTGGTGCGCGATTCTACCCCTCTACTTAACTGAGATAAAGCAATGATGGGAACAGATAATTCACGGGCTAAACCTTTGAGGCTGCGGGTAATTTTTGATAATTCTTGTACGCGATTATCTCCTGCTCCTTCCATTAGTTGCAAGTAATCTACAATAATCAATCCTAGTTCAGAACCAATTTCCGCTTGCATTCGCCGTGCCTGACTTCGCATTTCTGTAACTGTAATATTGGGAGTATCGTCAATGTAAATTGGCATCTCCGAAAGCATACTAATAGCACGGCTTAAAGGTTCCCATTGTGTCTGGCTAATCCTTCCACTTCGCAGATAACCAGTCTCAATTCCCGCTTCACTAGCTAATAACCTTTGCACCAATTGCTCTTTCGACATTTCCAAACTAAATACAGCAACTGGTAATTTATATGAAGCTGCAATGTTATGAGCTAGGTTTAAACAGAATGCAGTGTTGTGAACGCAAATATCATTGGCAACAAAATTGTGAGTTATTGGAATTGTCAAGTCATACACTTGTTTGTTTCCTACTGGTTCAATCGAAACAATTTCATCCCAATAAACATCACCTGTTGCTAACTGCTGTAATGGTAAATTTTCCAATGCAGTTGCCAAAGTAAAAAGGCTTTCTCTTGACAAAGCGCGTTTACTACCATGGATGTTGCTATATCCTTTAATTCCTGCTCTACGAGCTAAAGCTGCCCATGGTTCGATGCCTTTTGCAACTGCTATTTGCTCCCATATGTCTACTGAAATCAAATCGCAATTACTTTGGTATCTCTTATTAAGTAGGGCAGCTTGTACCTGGAACAAAGCTGTTTCTTTACCAAAGATACCAATTTCTGAAATAAAAGTTTTGATTGATTTAGCATCGGTAATATTTAATTGCCAAGCTATTCTACGAGTGTTTTGGTATTTAACAAATCGCTTTTTTAAAGCAGAAATTATGCCAAAGCGTAGTAATAAATGCTGTAACTGTCTTGCGAGTTGTTCGCTAACAGTGCAATATCCTAGTTGCGCTTGACCACTTGTAAGAACTGTTGCCCATCCATCCGTGGCAAATAGGCGATTAAGGAACAATGAGACTTGCGATCGCTCTAGTTGAAAAACGAAAGCAGGAATTATTTTTTGCTCAGCTTTTTTCCCCCACAATGATAAATTTTTGAGCCATTCAGTCAAAGGATTTTTTTCTCCCCAATTTTTAACAGCAGAAAATGTTGGTGCTCGTTCAGAACAAATCTCTGTACGAACTTTCAGTTGAGAAGAAAAGCTGAGAACAGAATCTGAGAAGTCTTCCTGAATCAGAAGGTTAGTGTTAGTAAATTCCGAAGTTGTGTCTGTTAAGCAGCCATCCCCAATCAAGTAAGCTAATAATTTAACTTCACACTCACGAACTGTGTTTGTTCCAAATACGTTTATTTTTCGTGGTACGGCTATTTTATCGCCTGGTTGCAGTTCCGAAAGTGGACGCCATCCCTGAATAGTAAGGTAGGGATGAGTTATTGTTGTTTCAACATACCGTCCTAGCCGTGTTGTAACCCGGAAAACAGGCTTTATGCCGTCATCAATAAATGCAGACGGTTGAGTCATTTCAAATTGCCAATTATCTTTCAATGTCAACAACTTTGCATAACGACGATGATAAATTTCTTCTATAGTAGAAACGGAGCCATCTGTTAGAAGAATTTCTGTATCATAAGCTACGCATTTCCCCATTGACGGACGGCCCGCAACAATAATCAAATCGGAACGCTGAAAACCACTCGTTAATGCGTCTAAGTCATAAAAACCACAAGGAATTCCTGGTAAAGCAATACCTTGATTGCGAGTTTCTATATCCTGGAAGGTATTAATTAACGTGTCCCCAATATGAACTAAACCAACTTGGGGACGTTCCTGGGTGACGCCAAAAACTTTTTGTTCTGCTTGGTCGAGAACAATGGGCAATTCGGTTTCTGTCTGATAACCCAGTTGTACAATTTCATTCCCTGCTTTGATCAGCTGACGCCGCAGGAATTTTTCCATGACCAAGTCTGCTAAAGCATCGATGTTAACGGCTGACACCGTGCGGTCTACCAGCGTAGCAAGTTTATTTCTTCCACCAATACGGGTTAACAGATCGTGGTCATTGAGCCAATTGATAACTGCGAGTAAGTCTGTGGGTTTCCCTTGACCGTGTAGGCGCACTGTAGCTTGATAAATATCTTTGTGAGCGCTGATATAAAAGGCTTCTGGGACTAGGCGATCGCTCACCCTGCTAATTGCTTCGGGATCTAGCAAGATACCCCCTAGTATAGCTTCTTCTGCCTCTATATTTTGGGGGGGGAGGCGATCCATGGCATTGCCTTGAAAATTAAGCTCTTCAGACATAAAAGAATTTATTTATGGTTTTTCAATACAAATGAACTATTACTCTTATAGACCAAAATTTGTCCGTCTAATAAAAAGACGTTGCAATGCAACGTCTCTTCACAATACGTATATATTTTTACAAAAAGTTTACTTTGTGAATCAGCTTAGCTAGCTACCACTTCAATTTTGACTTTCGCTGTTACATCTGTAAACAGCTTTACATCAGCGTCGTAAGTACCTAACTTGCTGATGTCTGGTATTGTGATACCGCGACGATCTACTTCCAGCCCTGTAATTTGTTGAATAACATCTGCCACTTCTTGGGTAGTCACAGTACCGAAAATAGAATCACCTTCACCAACTTGTTTGGCAATGTTGAAACTACCAGTGTTTTCTATAGTTGCTTTCTGGTCTTGAGCTTGTTGCTTCAGTTCCAGTTGCTTCTGACGTTCTAGTTCGCGCCGACGCTCAACTTGCTTCAGAATTCCTGGAGTTGCTTGAGTTGCTAATTTTCTGGGAACTAGGTAGTTCCGAGCATAACCGGGAGCGACTTCTACTAGGTCGCCGGATTTTCCCAGCTTGCTGATGTCTTGAGTTAATACTAATTGTACGCGTTTCGCCATCTTTGTTCTTGTTTCTCTACTGTCTTTAAAATATTAATCGCTTGAGCTTCGTACTGCGATGGCTTACATCGTAGCTTTATTCTGAGAAGCAAGAGCGTTTATCATCAAACTTAAAAATTATAGCGAAATGTTGGTGCGATCGCAATTATTTTTTTTTGCTAATAGCTAATGGCTAATGGCTAACTGCCACAAAACCATTAGCCATTAGCTAGAATTGGTCTTTCATTCCCCGCAGCCGTGCAAAGGTTTGTACGGCGTCGCAACTGTTGACTGCTGATTGTAATGTTGGTTGTTCCCAACGTAAAAAAGGGTTTGTACGCTTTTCGACTCCTAGCAATGAAGGAACGGTAGCTTCTCCCCGATCGCGTTTGGCTTTGACTTGTTCAAAGCGGTTTTGTAAGTCAGTGTTGCTCGCATCGACAGTGAGGGCGAATTGCAAATTTTTCAAAGTATACTCATGAGCGCACCAGACACGGGTATTATCTGGTAAAGAGCGAATTTTGCTAAGGGAATCTACCATTTGTATTGGTGTTCCTTCAAACAAGCGACCGCACCCCCCTGCAAATAAAGTGTCCCCACAGAACAATTCACCTGTTTCACCAGAGCTTATAGGGGGAAAGTAGTAAGCAATATGAGCGCGGGTGTGTCCGGGAACGAAGATGGCTTCAGCTTCTCGGTCTGCAAATGAAACGCGATCGCCCTCCTGTAAAAATACCTGTTGTCCTGGTATTCTGCCCTTATCTTCAGCACCGCCGTAAACTGTTAGGTTTGGAAATTGCTCAAGGAGTTTGCTGTTCCCGCCAACATGGTCGTGATGGTGATGCGTGTTCAAAATTGCTACTAATTCAGCTTGTAATTCTTTTAGTTTGTGTAAAACTGGAGTTGCTTCTGCTGGATCGACAACAGCGGCAATATTTCGCTTTGGATCGTGTAGCACAAAGATGTAATTGTCTGAGAGTACTGCCAAACGGATGACCTGCATTTACTGAGCCTCCCTCACAAGTGATTAGTGATTTTGCTATGTAAAGTTAAAAGGATAATTGGCAAATGACACCACTAGTATCCATTATTGTTAATTGCTTTAACCAAGGTTGTTATCTTGAACGTTCAGTAAAAAGCGTTTTGTCACAAACTTTCTCTGATATCGAATGCTTAATTGTAGATGATGGTTCCACCGATAATACTCGCCAGATAGCTGAGCATTTGATGAAAACAGACCCACGAGTTAAATATTACCACAAAGAAAATGGAGGGCTTCCCTCAGCACGCAATTTTGGAATTCAAAAGGCAAATGGTGAATGGATTAAATGTTTGGATGCAGATGATTGGATTCATGAAGAAAAAATAGCATACCAATTATCTTGTTTCTCTGGTGACAAAAATGAAAATATTGTTTTATATACAGATTATGAAAGAGTCATTTTAGATAAAGATGAAAATATTGTTGATAGACAGCCTAATATTGTCGGTTCATTGACAACAGAACAGTTGATTCAACGTTTGCTGATTCCTGACTTTCTTGCTAATTCGCCACACCCAGCACTTCAGCAAGCCATGCTTATGCACAAAAGTATTTTTAACAAGCACAGGTTTGATGAAAACCTAAAAGCTTTAGGCGATCGCTATTTTGCTTTAGATATTTTGGCTAATGGTGTGAAGTTTGTATATACCCCAATCACAGGCGCATTTTACACAAAACATCAAACAAATAGAACCAATAAATGGTCTTACATGAAAGATTATTACATTCTTTTCTATGAAACAGTATATAAAAATCACAAAGATTTTGCTAAACTCTGTCGAGTTGGTACCAATTATTTACTTGATGATAGTATTAGAGAAAAAGAAACAAATAACTTTGAACGTTTAGTAAGTATTGCTCAGCCTCCCTTTGAAATATTCAATAATCAATTAAAATTCAATCATAGATATCAACTCAAGCTTTTTTATTCTTTAAGGCTTGGAATTCCTAATTTTATTCTCTACAAAAAATATCGCGGACCTCGCTCTAGAAAAGTCATAGCTATTTTTTCTCAGCTTCTTCATAAGAAACAGTGACCAGTTACTGGTCACTGGTCACTGATCACTGGTCACTGTTAAACTTTCGCCAAGCTTCTGCTTTTTGTAAAAGTTGTTTTATAAGTGGAGCTTTGCCAGCCATATAGCTCTCAATATCGTTTCGGTAAAGGAGTGCCAACTCATTTTTCAGATCGCCGTAGCGCTGTGCTTCTTCGGGATGGTGAATGAGGAAGTCTCGGAAGTCAATGTGCTTGCGTACTTCTGGGTTGTCAAGTTCGTAGGTATGCAGGTGATGGGTTCGTGATGCATCACCACCTTTGACAAAAAAGCGACGACCCGATATTCCAAACTCACCTTTGGGTTCATAACCAAGGGTAATCATTTCATCATTATAGCGATCGACCTCCCAAATATTGGTAACCAATAGCAACATATCTATGATTGGCTTTGCTCTGAGACCTGGTACCGATGTGCTGCCTACATGATGGATCTCTACAAACACATCGCGAAAAATTGCAGAAATTTGACAGGACTCAGACTTGAACCGATCTGACCAATTCGGATCGTAGGGTACTACAACTATATTTCGCATGAGTCCTATTGAAAGCTCCAACAATACTCACGGTGCTGGTTACGTATTATGACGTATAGAACAACTATCTTTGGCAGTCTTTGCTTTTCCACGATCGTAACATGACTCGCTTCAAATATAGTAAATACCGAAATTTTACGGATTTTTACTTTTAATCGTTCTAACTCCTTTTAATTTTTCCGTGAAATCACTCTTAGCTATAAGTAGAAATAAAGTTATATTCTTGGAGTAATTTATTAATTTTATTACCTATTAAAATTTCTTGGAATATTTTCTTTTTCTAATAAAAAAATACAGAAATACTTTTGATTCTAAATTTGAATCTTGAGCAAATATATTTTTTAAATAATTATGCTGGTATTAAAGAACAAAAAACAATTAAAAGTTTCCATATTGGTTAGTGATTTATCAAGTGCTGGAGCAGGAAGATGGGGAGGCGCAGTACGTTCGTTCTTATTAGCTCAAGCACTTCAAAAAAATCAATTTCAAGTAGAAATTTTAGGTTTTGATTTTAGTAATGATTCAGCCACTAAAGAGCCGTCTGAAATACCGATTTATAAATTAACTGCACACAATTATCCAAAGTTTCTGGGAGAAGCTTCTCAACTTCTGAAAAAAGTTGATGGCGATCTTATTTATGCTATGAGACCAAAAGCGACTACTTTTGGCCTGTCTATGTTAAAAAAATTAGGGAGCCATCGACCTGTCATTTTAGATATAGACGACTGGGAACTGAGTTGGCATGGTGGAGAGAAATGGCAATATCGTCCTTCTATCAAACAATTCTATAGAGATCTTTTTAAATCAAATGGTGCTTTGAGAAATCCAGATCATCCGATCTATTTAAAATGGATGGAAAACATGGTTAACCGCGCTGATGCTATTACCATCCACACTCAATTTTTAAAATCAAAATTTGGAGGCGTGTATGTACCTAATGGTAAAGACACGAATCTATTTAATCCTGAAAAGTACAATCCAAAAGAGAGTAGAGCACGTTATGGGCTTTCTGGGTATCGCGTTTTAATGTTTCCTGGTGCGCCAAGACCATATAAAGGGGTTGAAGATGTTTTAATTGCGTTGGATAAGCTTAATGAACCAGATTTAAGATTAGCGATCGTAGGTGGTAGCCCTTATGATGACTACGATTCTCAACTTTTGAAAAAATGGGGACGTTGGATTATTCAGTTGCCCAAATCTCCACCTACAGCTATGCCTGAAATTGTTTCAGCAGCACACATAATTGTTGTA
This genomic interval from Scytonema hofmannii PCC 7110 contains the following:
- a CDS encoding FKBP-type peptidyl-prolyl cis-trans isomerase codes for the protein MKAILLSVGFMLVCVVVLVLAQVGGHNQNTAIAVQMTETTPAPTQVTENNTLIASKAMSEANAVTTPSGLKYVELKEGTGETPKTGQTVVVHYTGTLENGKKFDSSRDRNQPFKFKLGVGQVIKGWDEGLSTMKVGSRRQLTIPPDLGYGPRGAGGVIPPNATLIFDVELLGVE
- the dnaB gene encoding replicative DNA helicase, which encodes MSEELNFQGNAMDRLPPQNIEAEEAILGGILLDPEAISRVSDRLVPEAFYISAHKDIYQATVRLHGQGKPTDLLAVINWLNDHDLLTRIGGRNKLATLVDRTVSAVNIDALADLVMEKFLRRQLIKAGNEIVQLGYQTETELPIVLDQAEQKVFGVTQERPQVGLVHIGDTLINTFQDIETRNQGIALPGIPCGFYDLDALTSGFQRSDLIIVAGRPSMGKCVAYDTEILLTDGSVSTIEEIYHRRYAKLLTLKDNWQFEMTQPSAFIDDGIKPVFRVTTRLGRYVETTITHPYLTIQGWRPLSELQPGDKIAVPRKINVFGTNTVRECEVKLLAYLIGDGCLTDTTSEFTNTNLLIQEDFSDSVLSFSSQLKVRTEICSERAPTFSAVKNWGEKNPLTEWLKNLSLWGKKAEQKIIPAFVFQLERSQVSLFLNRLFATDGWATVLTSGQAQLGYCTVSEQLARQLQHLLLRFGIISALKKRFVKYQNTRRIAWQLNITDAKSIKTFISEIGIFGKETALFQVQAALLNKRYQSNCDLISVDIWEQIAVAKGIEPWAALARRAGIKGYSNIHGSKRALSRESLFTLATALENLPLQQLATGDVYWDEIVSIEPVGNKQVYDLTIPITHNFVANDICVHNTAFCLNLAHNIAASYKLPVAVFSLEMSKEQLVQRLLASEAGIETGYLRSGRISQTQWEPLSRAISMLSEMPIYIDDTPNITVTEMRSQARRMQAEIGSELGLIIVDYLQLMEGAGDNRVQELSKITRSLKGLARELSVPIIALSQLSRGVESRTNKRPMLSDLRESGCLVGDSLVTLADSGVQIPIQELVGKSGFKIWALNEETMQLEKAVVSNAFSTGVKPILRLVTRLGRTIRATGNHKFLTIHGWQRLDEIQIGDRVALPRHLPSSSVPSMQQHGMTIRQMQSSLGVAHCGTALYKQNLSRERAARLASVVKSEKLNCLANSDIYWDEIVSIEADGEEEVYDLTVPRLQNFIANNIIVHNSIEQDADLVIMLYRDEYYNSDSPDRGIAEVIIAKHRNGPTGSVKLLFDPQFTKFKNLARPGGYS
- the rplI gene encoding 50S ribosomal protein L9, with amino-acid sequence MAKRVQLVLTQDISKLGKSGDLVEVAPGYARNYLVPRKLATQATPGILKQVERRRELERQKQLELKQQAQDQKATIENTGSFNIAKQVGEGDSIFGTVTTQEVADVIQQITGLEVDRRGITIPDISKLGTYDADVKLFTDVTAKVKIEVVAS
- the gloB gene encoding hydroxyacylglutathione hydrolase, with the translated sequence MQVIRLAVLSDNYIFVLHDPKRNIAAVVDPAEATPVLHKLKELQAELVAILNTHHHHDHVGGNSKLLEQFPNLTVYGGAEDKGRIPGQQVFLQEGDRVSFADREAEAIFVPGHTRAHIAYYFPPISSGETGELFCGDTLFAGGCGRLFEGTPIQMVDSLSKIRSLPDNTRVWCAHEYTLKNLQFALTVDASNTDLQNRFEQVKAKRDRGEATVPSLLGVEKRTNPFLRWEQPTLQSAVNSCDAVQTFARLRGMKDQF
- a CDS encoding glycosyltransferase family 2 protein; translated protein: MTPLVSIIVNCFNQGCYLERSVKSVLSQTFSDIECLIVDDGSTDNTRQIAEHLMKTDPRVKYYHKENGGLPSARNFGIQKANGEWIKCLDADDWIHEEKIAYQLSCFSGDKNENIVLYTDYERVILDKDENIVDRQPNIVGSLTTEQLIQRLLIPDFLANSPHPALQQAMLMHKSIFNKHRFDENLKALGDRYFALDILANGVKFVYTPITGAFYTKHQTNRTNKWSYMKDYYILFYETVYKNHKDFAKLCRVGTNYLLDDSIREKETNNFERLVSIAQPPFEIFNNQLKFNHRYQLKLFYSLRLGIPNFILYKKYRGPRSRKVIAIFSQLLHKKQ
- a CDS encoding GrpB family protein — its product is MRNIVVVPYDPNWSDRFKSESCQISAIFRDVFVEIHHVGSTSVPGLRAKPIIDMLLLVTNIWEVDRYNDEMITLGYEPKGEFGISGRRFFVKGGDASRTHHLHTYELDNPEVRKHIDFRDFLIHHPEEAQRYGDLKNELALLYRNDIESYMAGKAPLIKQLLQKAEAWRKFNSDQ
- a CDS encoding glycosyltransferase family 4 protein, which encodes MLVLKNKKQLKVSILVSDLSSAGAGRWGGAVRSFLLAQALQKNQFQVEILGFDFSNDSATKEPSEIPIYKLTAHNYPKFLGEASQLLKKVDGDLIYAMRPKATTFGLSMLKKLGSHRPVILDIDDWELSWHGGEKWQYRPSIKQFYRDLFKSNGALRNPDHPIYLKWMENMVNRADAITIHTQFLKSKFGGVYVPNGKDTNLFNPEKYNPKESRARYGLSGYRVLMFPGAPRPYKGVEDVLIALDKLNEPDLRLAIVGGSPYDDYDSQLLKKWGRWIIQLPKSPPTAMPEIVSAAHIIVVPQRDTPAALAQFPLKITDGMAMAKPILATRVGDIPEILGDTGYLVAPSCPEQIAEKIQWIFQHLDKANEQGELARKRCIEYYSLDAMATVLSKIVQNL